From a single Rickettsia endosymbiont of Cantharis rufa genomic region:
- the yidD gene encoding membrane protein insertion efficiency factor YidD, translating to MTRILLLLLKFYQYFISPLLGNNCRFHPTCSEYAKEAITTHGALKGLWLTFKRIIKCQPFYNGALLRGYTNRHCEERSDVAIQKNNKNVID from the coding sequence ATGACTAGAATCTTATTATTACTACTTAAATTTTATCAATATTTCATTTCTCCGTTACTTGGCAATAATTGCCGCTTTCATCCCACTTGTTCAGAATATGCTAAAGAAGCTATAACAACACACGGCGCACTTAAAGGCTTGTGGCTTACCTTTAAAAGAATCATCAAATGCCAACCGTTTTATAATGGGGCGCTGTTGCGCGGATACACGAACCGTCATTGCGAAGAGCGAAGCGACGTGGCAATCCAGAAAAATAATAAAAATGTTATAGATTAG
- a CDS encoding exodeoxyribonuclease VII small subunit translates to MTSTKIFEENISFEEALRELEEIVKKIDNGQENLETAVNSFERGVLLKNHCEKKLKEARLKIEKITKLADSTVVLEETEV, encoded by the coding sequence ATGACTAGTACAAAAATTTTTGAAGAAAATATTAGCTTTGAAGAAGCTTTAAGAGAGCTTGAGGAAATTGTAAAAAAGATAGATAATGGGCAAGAGAACCTAGAGACGGCAGTTAATAGCTTTGAAAGAGGTGTTTTACTCAAGAATCATTGTGAGAAAAAACTAAAAGAAGCTCGTTTAAAAATCGAAAAAATTACTAAACTTGCTGATTCTACGGTGGTCTTAGAAGAGACGGAAGTGTAG
- a CDS encoding DUF4385 family protein, which yields MARKYLQMGFTRSRCYANYKGGKKYDKEHDYKKLERGGGDPKKSEKCRYIF from the coding sequence ATGGCTCGTAAATATTTGCAAATGGGTTTTACTAGAAGTAGATGTTATGCTAATTATAAAGGTGGAAAAAAATATGACAAAGAACATGATTATAAGAAATTAGAAAGAGGAGGGGGTGATCCAAAAAAAAGTGAAAAGTGCCGATATATTTTTTAA
- a CDS encoding IS1 family transposase, whose protein sequence is MEDFKVTFYFTDGWGSYARLLDPKKHIVSKKYTQRIERGNLNLRTRCKRLTRKTICFSKSLDIHDKVIGTLIERIAF, encoded by the coding sequence CTGGAGGATTTTAAGGTTACTTTTTACTTTACAGATGGATGGGGAAGTTATGCTAGGTTATTAGATCCCAAAAAACACATTGTTAGTAAAAAATATACTCAACGGATAGAACGGGGTAACTTAAATCTTAGAACAAGATGCAAAAGACTGACACGTAAAACAATTTGTTTTTCCAAGTCATTGGATATTCATGATAAAGTCATCGGAACTCTTATTGAACGTATAGCCTTTTAA
- the cyoE gene encoding heme o synthase, which yields MSSLVKPINLDKINYSQSTVKDYILLLKPRVMSLVIFTGFVGMWLAPYSVHPFIAVIAVVCIALGAGSAGAINMWYDRDIDSLMKRTQKRPIVRGAIEPDEALSFGLITGFFSVFFMALCVNLLAAFLLLFTIFYYICIYTIWLKRRSIQNIVIGGVSGALPPVIGYAAVSNTVSLEPITLFLIIFIWTPPHSWALALFCNDDYKNCKVPMMPAVKGALYTKKQILIYSILLFIVSLMPFFIGMSNVIYLIIASILGLVFLYYAASLFYDTPDNKQAKRLFAYSIFYLFFIFLLLYPTNTISSIS from the coding sequence ATGAGTTCTTTGGTAAAGCCAATAAATTTAGATAAAATAAATTACTCTCAGAGTACTGTTAAAGACTATATCTTACTTCTGAAACCGCGCGTGATGTCGCTTGTAATTTTTACGGGTTTTGTAGGTATGTGGCTTGCTCCTTATTCCGTGCATCCTTTTATTGCTGTTATTGCAGTTGTTTGCATAGCACTTGGTGCAGGTAGTGCAGGGGCAATTAATATGTGGTACGATAGAGATATCGATAGCTTAATGAAACGTACCCAAAAAAGACCTATTGTCAGAGGAGCTATAGAGCCAGATGAAGCTTTATCTTTTGGTTTGATAACGGGATTTTTTTCAGTATTTTTTATGGCTTTATGTGTTAATCTACTTGCAGCATTTTTATTACTATTCACTATTTTTTATTATATCTGTATTTATACCATTTGGTTAAAGCGTCGTTCTATACAAAATATCGTTATTGGCGGAGTATCGGGTGCATTGCCTCCTGTGATAGGTTATGCAGCGGTAAGTAATACTGTATCTCTGGAGCCAATTACATTATTTTTGATTATTTTTATTTGGACGCCGCCGCATTCATGGGCTCTTGCTTTATTCTGTAACGATGATTATAAAAACTGTAAAGTACCGATGATGCCTGCCGTAAAAGGAGCTTTGTATACTAAAAAACAAATTCTGATTTATAGCATTCTTTTATTTATTGTTTCCCTAATGCCTTTTTTTATCGGAATGAGTAATGTTATATATTTAATAATTGCCAGTATTCTTGGGTTGGTATTTTTATATTATGCCGCTTCTTTATTCTATGATACCCCTGATAACAAACAAGCTAAAAGACTTTTTGCTTACTCAATATTTTATCTGTTCTTTATATTTTTACTTTTGTACCCAACTAATACTATATCTTCTATTAGCTGA
- a CDS encoding IS1 family transposase produces the protein MVSKKYTQRIERGNLNLRTRCKRLTRKTICFSKSLDIHDKVIGTLIERIAF, from the coding sequence ATTGTTAGTAAAAAATATACTCAACGGATAGAACGGGGTAACTTAAATCTTAGAACAAGATGCAAAAGACTGACACGTAAAACAATTTGTTTTTCCAAGTCATTGGATATTCATGATAAAGTCATCGGAACTCTTATTGAACGTATAGCCTTTTAA
- the rpsD gene encoding 30S ribosomal protein S4: MTKIVRSKYKASRRLGVNLWGDSKDAFNTRNYRPGQHGRNTMIKTSDYGLHLKAKQRLKCHYGRVTEKQFRNIFTLARKMKGNIGENFIGLLESRLDAVVYRLNIAPTIFAARQLVSHGHIKLNGKKADIASMRLKEGDVVEIKESIKQLPLIQESVSKQGQTTPNYLSFDVPSLTGKYLRVPALSDVPYPFDAEVHLVIELYSR, encoded by the coding sequence GTGACAAAAATTGTTCGTTCTAAATATAAAGCTAGTAGGAGACTTGGGGTAAACCTATGGGGTGATAGCAAGGATGCTTTCAATACACGTAATTATCGTCCAGGGCAGCATGGGCGGAATACCATGATCAAAACTTCAGATTATGGTTTACATTTAAAAGCTAAGCAAAGATTAAAATGCCATTACGGTCGTGTCACTGAAAAACAATTTAGAAATATTTTTACACTTGCTCGAAAAATGAAAGGTAATATCGGTGAAAATTTCATTGGATTGCTTGAAAGTAGGCTTGATGCAGTCGTTTATAGACTGAATATAGCGCCGACTATTTTCGCTGCAAGACAGCTAGTTTCACACGGTCATATTAAATTAAACGGTAAGAAAGCCGATATAGCAAGTATGCGCCTCAAAGAAGGTGATGTTGTAGAGATTAAGGAATCTATAAAACAACTTCCGCTTATTCAAGAATCTGTTTCAAAACAAGGTCAAACAACTCCCAATTATTTATCATTTGATGTACCTTCATTAACCGGTAAATATTTAAGAGTTCCTGCTCTTTCTGACGTTCCTTATCCTTTTGATGCAGAAGTTCATTTAGTAATCGAGTTATATTCTCGTTAA
- a CDS encoding IS1 family transposase, protein MNHSINTIEVIIAPEIDEQWPYVQNKSKQRWL, encoded by the coding sequence ATAAATCATTCTATCAATACGATAGAAGTAATTATTGCTCCTGAAATAGATGAACAATGGCCTTATGTACAGAATAAATCCAAACAAAGATGGCTTTGA
- a CDS encoding AsmA family protein encodes MPKVLKYSLIIFISIILLLIVIPFFIPLNNYKGVIIDKVKEVTNRDLTINGDIKLSLLPNPAVSLSEIKLSSIDGTKEPHLVSVENAKASLRLFSLFRGAIEVASIELQKPTINLEVLNNGQKNWQFVTSNNTKSQTNNTDSVGLDNKTELELPILISHFKIIDGKVIYIEKNSEKIFNDINLGTKIKSLKGPIDFTLALKALQQRINIDGNIEEIGKVIPLSANINLVGEKIKIEGKFDSENNSFIGNANIKGNTKTLGMPADLQNDYELTTAITADNKNITIRDARLNYPNMELLANANYDIERNSLKSNIIANPGNIITEISSNLDKTNIMLQADSLKPILDALKLKTEKLPPIINQKLIFTSNAIYNSQAIKLQNISLSAANSNLTGDIELKNLIQGITISHNLKINNFESFMSLMGVSNLSKIGVLQLNGEVQKVKDTFHINNKISAFNTNISIKGDINLAAQRPNFNLNLYSPLVNLEKILADNSPTPASNRTTSPATQNIPTAKNNSPWSNNPINLGFLNEIEGQLSANIDKLTNDSLIINNLKAKLNITGGKLNITSVNASIYGGELSSTGYVSSEKDQNVAIKIDLKNAYLKNLTPQSGKIKITGGRLSFKADFTSHGNSVYTYVNNLNGQFNVNSDNGKISGFDLNRISDAVNNTKNTEGVLRLINSSFSGGSTSFKNLIAGGNIAQGKLNLNECSLDASSAKANAGGQINLPQYMMDISASVTIADLPPIAVKLYGSINNPQHKLDIQALQTYLVKNVFNSVIKDLKSGEKKPENIIKDALGLRKKRDSNAEEQSNTQPKNQQADPVNKLLQKGLRKLF; translated from the coding sequence ATGCCTAAAGTTTTAAAATATTCGCTTATTATATTCATAAGCATAATATTGCTATTAATTGTTATTCCTTTCTTTATTCCTTTAAATAATTATAAAGGGGTAATAATAGATAAAGTTAAAGAGGTTACAAATAGAGATTTAACTATTAACGGCGATATAAAATTATCTTTATTACCAAATCCTGCAGTATCACTATCAGAAATTAAATTATCATCGATAGACGGCACAAAAGAACCTCATCTAGTTTCCGTTGAAAATGCTAAAGCATCATTACGGCTTTTCTCTCTTTTTAGAGGAGCAATTGAAGTAGCTTCTATAGAACTGCAAAAACCAACTATAAATTTAGAAGTTCTGAATAACGGACAAAAAAATTGGCAATTTGTTACATCTAATAATACTAAATCTCAAACAAATAATACTGATTCTGTAGGACTTGACAATAAGACTGAATTAGAACTTCCTATTTTGATTAGTCATTTTAAAATTATAGACGGCAAAGTAATCTATATAGAAAAAAATAGTGAGAAAATATTTAACGATATTAACTTAGGTACTAAAATTAAAAGCCTTAAGGGGCCAATAGATTTTACTTTAGCTTTAAAGGCTTTGCAGCAACGGATTAATATAGACGGAAATATTGAAGAAATTGGGAAAGTAATTCCGTTAAGTGCCAATATTAATCTTGTCGGTGAAAAAATTAAAATCGAAGGAAAATTTGATAGCGAAAATAATTCTTTTATAGGTAACGCAAATATTAAAGGTAATACTAAAACTTTAGGTATGCCGGCTGACTTACAAAATGACTATGAGCTAACTACGGCAATTACTGCCGATAATAAAAATATAACTATTAGGGATGCTAGGCTTAATTATCCAAATATGGAATTATTAGCAAATGCAAATTATGATATAGAGCGTAATAGTTTAAAATCAAATATCATTGCAAACCCTGGTAACATTATAACCGAGATTAGCTCTAATTTAGATAAGACAAATATTATGCTACAAGCTGATAGTTTAAAGCCTATACTTGACGCTTTAAAGCTAAAGACTGAAAAATTACCTCCTATTATTAACCAAAAACTTATATTTACTTCTAACGCGATTTATAATTCTCAGGCAATAAAATTACAAAATATTAGTTTATCGGCTGCAAATAGTAATCTAACCGGAGATATTGAGCTTAAAAACTTAATACAGGGTATAACTATTTCCCATAATCTAAAAATTAATAATTTTGAGTCGTTTATGTCTCTTATGGGGGTAAGTAATTTAAGTAAGATTGGGGTATTGCAGTTAAACGGGGAAGTACAAAAGGTGAAAGATACTTTCCATATTAATAATAAAATATCCGCTTTTAATACTAATATATCTATTAAAGGTGATATTAATTTAGCAGCTCAGAGACCAAATTTTAATCTTAATTTATACAGCCCGTTAGTTAATTTAGAGAAAATTCTTGCAGACAATAGCCCTACTCCTGCTTCAAACAGAACTACTAGTCCTGCTACTCAAAATATACCTACAGCTAAAAATAATTCTCCTTGGTCAAATAATCCTATTAACTTAGGATTTTTAAATGAAATTGAAGGGCAATTATCCGCAAATATTGATAAATTAACTAACGACTCATTAATCATAAATAATTTAAAAGCAAAATTAAATATCACCGGCGGTAAACTAAATATTACTTCAGTTAATGCGAGCATTTACGGCGGTGAACTAAGTAGCACCGGTTATGTGAGTTCAGAAAAAGATCAAAACGTTGCAATTAAAATCGATTTAAAAAATGCCTACTTAAAAAATTTAACTCCGCAATCGGGTAAAATAAAAATAACTGGTGGTCGACTAAGCTTTAAAGCCGACTTTACTTCTCACGGTAATAGTGTTTATACATATGTTAATAATCTAAACGGACAATTTAACGTAAATAGTGATAACGGGAAAATAAGCGGATTTGATTTAAACCGAATCTCAGATGCAGTAAATAATACTAAAAATACCGAGGGAGTATTGCGACTTATTAACAGCTCCTTTAGCGGGGGATCAACATCTTTTAAAAATTTAATCGCAGGCGGAAATATAGCACAAGGCAAACTTAATTTAAACGAATGTAGTTTAGATGCTTCGTCTGCTAAAGCAAATGCAGGCGGCCAAATTAACTTACCGCAATATATGATGGATATTAGTGCAAGCGTTACTATTGCAGACTTACCGCCTATAGCTGTAAAATTATACGGATCTATAAATAATCCGCAGCATAAGCTAGATATTCAGGCTCTTCAAACATATTTAGTTAAAAATGTCTTTAATAGTGTTATTAAGGACCTAAAAAGCGGAGAGAAGAAACCTGAAAATATCATTAAAGACGCTTTGGGTCTGCGTAAGAAAAGGGATTCAAATGCAGAGGAACAAAGCAATACTCAACCGAAAAATCAACAAGCGGATCCCGTGAATAAGCTTTTACAGAAAGGATTGAGGAAGTTATTTTAA
- a CDS encoding IS1-like element transposase, with protein MSINGSGVRDTVRVLKVGINTVIRVLKKSSVKKDKSFYQYDRSNYCS; from the coding sequence ATGTCAATCAATGGCTCTGGAGTTAGGGATACAGTAAGAGTATTAAAAGTGGGTATCAATACGGTTATCCGTGTTTTAAAAAAATCTAGCGTTAAAAAAGATAAATCATTCTATCAATACGATAGAAGTAATTATTGCTCCTGA
- the rimM gene encoding ribosome maturation factor RimM (Essential for efficient processing of 16S rRNA), with translation MNSLENLILVGVIKSCHGIKGHIILKSFTEPATKILERNLVNESGEDVHIKLISKNPKGELICTFNDIATRNEAGNLKGYKLFCLRSNLEELEEDEFYIADLNHLPVLDQNHKEIGKIKNILNFGAGDIIEIEFSDQTTELLPFNKEFFSVITKDYVILNYQGEV, from the coding sequence ATGAATTCTTTAGAAAATTTAATTTTAGTCGGTGTAATAAAATCATGTCACGGGATTAAAGGTCATATAATTTTAAAATCTTTTACCGAACCTGCTACAAAAATACTTGAAAGAAATTTAGTGAATGAGTCTGGAGAAGATGTACATATTAAGCTAATTAGCAAAAATCCCAAGGGAGAATTAATTTGTACCTTTAATGATATAGCTACTCGAAATGAAGCTGGGAATTTAAAAGGTTATAAACTATTTTGCTTAAGATCAAATTTAGAGGAACTAGAAGAAGATGAATTTTATATAGCTGATTTAAATCATTTACCGGTATTAGACCAAAATCATAAAGAGATAGGTAAAATTAAAAATATTCTTAACTTTGGCGCAGGTGACATAATTGAAATAGAATTTTCAGACCAAACAACTGAATTATTACCTTTCAATAAAGAATTTTTTTCTGTTATAACTAAAGATTATGTGATTTTAAATTATCAAGGAGAAGTTTGA
- a CDS encoding IS1 family transposase, which produces MNHSINTIEVIIAPEIDEQWPYVQNKSKQRWLWYSLDKILLKVVAYTFGTRCDSTSESLLKKTGGF; this is translated from the coding sequence ATAAATCATTCTATCAATACGATAGAAGTAATTATTGCTCCTGAAATAGATGAACAATGGCCTTATGTACAGAATAAATCCAAACAAAGATGGCTTTGGTATTCTTTGGATAAGATTTTGTTAAAAGTAGTTGCTTATACTTTTGGTACGAGATGTGATAGCACATCAGAATCATTACTGAAAAAAACCGGAGGATTTTAA
- a CDS encoding AsmA-like C-terminal region-containing protein, with protein MIKKIAAGIIICSSLLLFTIFGAVSFVNYNSMTNNFTSHLGIQKENVGKIKMNKFPLPYLIIETIREEGKLDLEQIKIHFSLWSLIKFNPKINKIDILDAKFYSNSNVLNIYNHEELIKNFFKYKLQNINLNVTNLSIINKQDYSILNFNNCILKKENALSSNYIFKTTSNYIGKISGSINKRDDTVDFSLNIDNNDYSFKLSQIYKDFKLTSGSGEYQIKNLVSVIYSILPDLSHSLNKLNQSESINIKFNILNTEDEIELKDIVIASSFIAGNGFVNIAKNDNITTNVKLDFPKIDLSSLISPNAGVTFSTSPSNIRFIFADKLLKADMTINEIILSNNETLEKIAFSSNLSKGTLKINEFSGNIKSGGEFRLTGSVTQNSVRSMFDGQVYLKHNDINSLLNILGFNDVTIKEATPFTLSSDLKLTSIDLFFKNLFLKTDNLNLSGNFSSKFIAQTPRLDATLNISSLDLSSQAYPIISPLIEFTKNLTKDMKTLDYPSKFIPIRTIEYLADLDILIDSVKYNDHIFDKMNLLAKIVPANIKISNLDFKTAGCYLSTSWNLDASSVLPFLTVEIKNGNLTTNLLSPAGMLNLRNKLVNDYSLDKATLQVSGKLSTLSQNDLILKNVKFYIANNNNLLQFNNIEAELLGGKFQGSGNILLEPYSINLVYALNTIDLNKVSALMPKIFTASSGEVSISGSLGTNGNSLQSQLYNLTTKSQFAINNIDINNFAIDSFIEKINTSDYKVQNLDKDINSAVTTGQEDIRGVSGDIELQKGIALLKKVKFTTQYSSGVASFAINIYNFDMDASSILSFYVPARLVKLNTSNTSSDKDVLGHLNIKMQGSIFAPKKTFDSSELKKLLIPQTTEDKTTSDNH; from the coding sequence ATGATAAAAAAAATAGCTGCCGGCATTATAATTTGTTCCTCATTATTATTATTTACAATTTTTGGTGCGGTATCTTTTGTTAATTATAATTCTATGACTAATAATTTTACTAGTCATTTGGGTATCCAGAAAGAGAATGTCGGAAAAATAAAGATGAATAAATTTCCTTTACCTTATTTAATTATTGAGACGATAAGAGAAGAAGGAAAGTTAGATTTAGAGCAGATTAAAATTCATTTCTCGTTGTGGTCGCTTATAAAATTTAATCCTAAAATTAATAAAATAGACATATTAGATGCTAAATTTTATTCAAATTCCAATGTATTAAATATTTATAATCATGAAGAGTTAATAAAGAATTTCTTTAAATATAAATTACAAAATATAAATCTAAATGTTACTAATCTAAGTATTATTAATAAACAAGACTATTCTATTTTAAATTTTAATAATTGTATTTTAAAAAAAGAAAATGCTTTATCATCTAATTACATATTTAAAACTACTAGTAACTATATAGGTAAAATTTCAGGCTCAATTAATAAACGTGATGATACAGTAGATTTTAGTCTTAATATTGATAATAATGATTATAGTTTTAAATTATCGCAAATTTACAAAGATTTTAAGCTTACTAGTGGTAGCGGTGAATATCAGATTAAAAATTTAGTATCGGTAATATATAGTATATTGCCAGACTTAAGCCACTCTTTGAATAAATTAAATCAAAGTGAGTCTATAAATATTAAATTTAATATCTTAAATACCGAAGATGAAATAGAGTTAAAAGACATAGTAATAGCCTCGTCTTTTATTGCCGGTAACGGATTTGTTAACATTGCTAAAAATGATAATATTACTACTAATGTGAAACTAGATTTCCCTAAAATAGATCTAAGTTCGTTAATTTCTCCAAATGCAGGGGTAACATTTAGCACTTCTCCTTCAAATATTAGATTTATTTTTGCCGATAAATTACTTAAAGCAGACATGACAATTAACGAAATAATTTTAAGTAATAATGAGACATTAGAAAAAATAGCCTTTTCTTCTAATTTATCAAAGGGTACTTTGAAGATAAATGAATTTTCAGGTAATATTAAGTCAGGCGGAGAGTTTAGGCTTACAGGTAGCGTAACGCAAAATTCCGTCAGAAGTATGTTTGATGGACAGGTATATTTAAAGCACAATGATATAAATTCGTTACTGAATATTTTAGGATTTAACGATGTTACTATTAAAGAAGCTACCCCTTTTACGTTATCATCAGATTTAAAACTCACTTCAATAGATTTATTTTTTAAAAACTTATTTCTTAAAACGGATAATTTAAATTTATCAGGAAATTTTTCTAGTAAATTTATTGCTCAAACGCCTCGTCTAGATGCTACGCTTAATATATCTTCGCTTGACTTAAGCAGTCAAGCTTATCCGATAATTTCACCGCTTATTGAGTTTACAAAAAACTTAACTAAAGATATGAAAACTCTAGATTACCCAAGTAAATTTATTCCTATTAGAACAATAGAATATTTAGCTGATTTAGATATTTTGATAGATAGCGTTAAGTATAACGATCATATATTTGACAAAATGAATTTGCTTGCTAAAATTGTACCGGCTAATATCAAAATTAGTAATTTAGATTTTAAAACTGCGGGTTGCTATTTATCAACTAGTTGGAACTTGGATGCGTCGAGTGTATTACCGTTTTTAACTGTAGAAATTAAGAACGGTAATCTTACTACTAATTTATTATCACCGGCAGGGATGCTTAATTTAAGAAATAAATTAGTAAATGATTATAGTTTAGATAAAGCTACCTTACAAGTTTCCGGTAAATTGTCAACATTATCACAAAATGATTTGATATTAAAAAATGTTAAATTTTATATAGCAAATAATAATAATTTGTTGCAGTTTAATAATATTGAAGCAGAATTATTAGGCGGTAAGTTTCAAGGTAGCGGCAATATTTTATTGGAACCTTATTCTATAAATCTCGTATATGCTTTAAATACAATAGATTTAAACAAAGTTTCGGCTCTTATGCCTAAAATATTTACTGCAAGTAGTGGGGAAGTAAGTATAAGTGGTAGTTTAGGAACTAACGGTAATAGCCTTCAAAGCCAGCTATATAATCTTACTACAAAATCACAATTTGCTATAAACAATATAGATATTAATAATTTTGCAATTGATTCTTTTATAGAAAAAATTAATACATCTGATTATAAGGTACAAAATTTAGATAAAGACATAAATAGTGCTGTAACCACAGGACAAGAGGATATTAGAGGTGTAAGTGGTGATATTGAATTACAAAAAGGCATTGCCCTGTTAAAGAAAGTAAAATTTACAACACAATATAGTAGCGGTGTGGCTTCTTTTGCAATTAATATATATAATTTTGATATGGATGCGTCTAGTATTTTATCATTTTATGTGCCGGCAAGACTTGTCAAGTTAAATACATCAAATACGAGTTCCGATAAAGATGTTTTGGGACATCTGAATATAAAAATGCAAGGGAGTATTTTTGCTCCTAAAAAAACTTTTGATAGTAGCGAGCTAAAAAAATTACTTATACCACAAACAACTGAAGATAAAACTACTTCAGATAACCATTAA
- the nuoE gene encoding NADH-quinone oxidoreductase subunit NuoE, with amino-acid sequence MNTNFTFDKKNLNLAEKIKKKYPSHGKRSAILPLLDLAQRQNGGLLSVPAIEYVANMLEMPYIRAYEVATFYTMFNLRRVGKYHIQVCTTTPCWLRGSNDIMETCKKKLGIEEKEVTKDQKFSLIEIECLGACVNAPVVQINDDYYEDLTHEKMEEIIDKLQK; translated from the coding sequence ATGAATACAAATTTTACATTTGATAAGAAAAATTTAAATCTAGCAGAAAAGATTAAAAAGAAATATCCGTCACATGGAAAAAGAAGTGCAATACTACCTCTTCTTGATCTTGCACAGCGTCAAAACGGCGGTTTGCTATCTGTTCCTGCTATTGAATATGTCGCAAATATGTTGGAAATGCCTTATATACGAGCTTATGAGGTTGCAACATTTTATACTATGTTTAACTTAAGGCGAGTTGGTAAGTATCATATCCAAGTATGTACTACCACTCCTTGCTGGCTCCGTGGTAGTAATGATATAATGGAAACTTGCAAGAAAAAACTTGGTATAGAAGAAAAAGAAGTAACGAAAGATCAAAAATTTAGCTTAATTGAAATAGAGTGTTTAGGAGCGTGCGTTAACGCTCCGGTCGTACAAATTAACGACGATTATTATGAAGACCTGACGCACGAAAAAATGGAGGAAATAATAGACAAGCTGCAAAAATGA
- the istA gene encoding IS21 family transposase: protein MEIKILNKQDTSLRSISREVSVSVNTVRKYLKYDGSPKYKDGRKLITKLAPYKEYLSERIKSAYPISLPGTVLFQEIKEMGYTGKMTQLRDYLKSIKPAAKQEDMVRFETASGKQMQVDWIEFRKGKNTLSAFVATLGYSRASYVEFVTNEKLVTLIECHKRAFEYFGGVPKEVLYDNMKTVILGRDTYGLDIHLFNKGMLDFAKHYGFRLRVCRPYQAKTKSKVERFNRYLRESFYNPLVTKLKTAELVLDVDTANSEVLKWLRDIANMRVHGTTGEIPVKRLKSERSTPQPLPLDYSGSHPAVLEIMEGKEERFSTVSLQHSLCVY, encoded by the coding sequence ATGGAAATAAAAATATTAAATAAACAAGACACAAGCCTAAGAAGTATATCAAGAGAAGTAAGTGTTTCAGTAAATACAGTACGTAAATATTTAAAATATGATGGTAGCCCTAAATATAAGGATGGGAGGAAGTTGATAACAAAGCTAGCCCCGTATAAGGAGTACTTGAGCGAAAGAATAAAATCAGCCTATCCTATATCGCTACCCGGCACTGTATTGTTTCAAGAGATAAAGGAGATGGGTTACACGGGCAAGATGACCCAACTCAGAGATTATTTAAAAAGCATAAAGCCAGCAGCTAAGCAGGAGGATATGGTAAGATTCGAGACTGCATCCGGTAAACAGATGCAAGTTGATTGGATTGAATTTCGTAAAGGCAAGAACACTTTATCAGCTTTTGTAGCTACATTAGGATATAGTCGAGCAAGTTATGTGGAATTTGTTACTAATGAGAAGCTTGTAACGTTAATAGAATGCCATAAGCGTGCATTTGAATATTTTGGCGGAGTACCAAAAGAAGTGCTTTATGACAATATGAAAACAGTAATACTGGGTAGAGATACGTATGGTCTTGACATACATCTTTTTAATAAAGGAATGCTAGATTTTGCAAAACATTATGGTTTCCGCTTAAGAGTGTGTAGACCTTATCAAGCAAAAACCAAGAGCAAGGTTGAGCGATTTAATAGATATCTCAGAGAAAGCTTTTATAACCCATTAGTGACAAAATTAAAAACAGCAGAGCTAGTGTTGGATGTGGATACTGCAAATTCAGAGGTGCTAAAATGGCTGCGAGATATAGCGAATATGCGTGTGCATGGCACCACAGGTGAAATACCTGTAAAAAGATTAAAGTCTGAGAGGAGTACTCCTCAACCACTACCATTGGATTATAGCGGTAGTCATCCTGCGGTATTAGAGATTATGGAAGGTAAAGAAGAACGATTTTCTACAGTTTCTTTGCAGCATTCCCTATGCGTATACTAG